In a genomic window of Novosphingobium sp. KA1:
- a CDS encoding AraC family transcriptional regulator ligand-binding domain-containing protein yields MPESASEAIQAPILRHFPALVRDLGGDPAAILGAFDLATEACDKEGAVTCRQWVGVLEFAATVLQAEDIGMRLAERQGGVGCFGPLGRVMRNCRNFGDSLNYAATHNAAHSLAVRVWMGRTTSGQSVFMGHELLGEDLSNRMQAIEHALLAGHLAARATTGGRVGARRVHFRHQALAARSVYRRHFQCEVRFCCNEDGLAFAAADMQAPICGPDDVSLPDMIEEIERTYGDRHPPFHAQVRGVVMPLLWTGSCAVEDVARVLELHPRALHRRLQEEQCNFQSIKDEVRRDILVFYLKRTSLSFGRISEKLGFSEQSAMSRFARQQLNASPRELRRSH; encoded by the coding sequence ATGCCGGAATCGGCATCCGAGGCCATTCAGGCGCCTATCCTTCGCCACTTTCCGGCCTTGGTGCGCGACCTCGGCGGCGATCCGGCAGCCATTCTCGGGGCCTTCGATCTTGCCACCGAGGCCTGCGACAAGGAGGGGGCGGTCACCTGCCGTCAGTGGGTGGGCGTGCTCGAGTTCGCCGCAACTGTGCTTCAGGCAGAAGATATCGGGATGCGCCTTGCCGAGCGGCAGGGCGGTGTCGGGTGCTTTGGACCTTTGGGCAGGGTCATGCGCAATTGCCGGAATTTCGGCGATTCGCTGAATTATGCCGCCACCCACAATGCAGCCCACAGTCTTGCCGTCCGGGTGTGGATGGGGCGGACCACTTCGGGGCAGTCGGTCTTCATGGGACATGAACTTCTGGGCGAAGATCTATCCAATCGCATGCAGGCGATCGAGCATGCCTTGCTCGCCGGACATCTCGCGGCGCGAGCCACCACCGGAGGCCGGGTCGGCGCGCGCCGGGTCCATTTTCGCCACCAGGCGCTGGCCGCTAGGTCCGTATATCGCCGCCATTTCCAGTGCGAGGTCCGCTTCTGCTGCAATGAGGACGGCCTCGCATTTGCCGCTGCCGACATGCAGGCGCCGATATGCGGACCGGACGATGTTTCGCTGCCCGATATGATCGAGGAGATCGAGCGAACCTACGGCGACAGGCACCCGCCATTTCATGCCCAGGTGCGCGGTGTGGTCATGCCTCTCCTCTGGACGGGGAGTTGTGCAGTTGAGGATGTTGCGCGCGTTCTCGAGCTGCACCCCCGAGCCCTGCACCGCAGGCTCCAGGAAGAGCAGTGCAATTTCCAGTCGATCAAGGATGAAGTTCGGCGCGATATCCTCGTTTTCTACCTGAAGCGCACCAGTCTGTCGTTTGGCCGCATATCGGAGAAGCTCGGATTTTCCGAGCAATCGGCAATGTCCCGATTTGCAAGGCAGCAGCTCAACGCGTCGCCTCGGGAACTGCGACGCAGTCACTGA
- a CDS encoding helix-turn-helix domain-containing protein, which produces MAGPASQSHVSNKAKIARRVIEVLEYFDDAHPQATVMDIVRRFDRPQSSTSELLSSLVELGILRKDHAARTYHPTPRAALIGTAGQPRFVRDGRIVRLIDALIERTGYSVALTAMVGLDSQIVHWRHAPLAMASTRELASGMKDPVQQSAAGLLMLSTFQKPRREGMLRRLNSEAPDHRKFHVPDLLAEIEAAADRRYVVGQVGFDTNACGFSALMPRQPDGRPMAVSLVFAKEELVNSAAMLQAISETMREFLPDECQTGHIEMMHWAA; this is translated from the coding sequence ATGGCCGGACCTGCATCGCAGTCGCACGTATCGAACAAGGCAAAGATTGCCCGCCGGGTAATCGAAGTGCTCGAATACTTCGATGACGCCCACCCCCAGGCGACGGTCATGGATATCGTGCGCCGATTCGACCGACCGCAATCGAGCACATCGGAGCTTCTGAGCTCGCTCGTCGAACTTGGCATCCTGCGCAAGGATCACGCGGCACGCACCTACCATCCTACGCCGCGCGCCGCCCTCATCGGCACGGCCGGACAGCCGCGCTTCGTTCGCGATGGACGTATAGTGCGGCTGATCGACGCGCTCATCGAGCGCACAGGCTACTCGGTTGCACTTACCGCCATGGTCGGCCTCGACAGCCAGATCGTTCATTGGCGGCACGCCCCCCTCGCCATGGCTTCGACCCGCGAACTTGCCAGCGGCATGAAGGACCCCGTCCAGCAGAGCGCCGCCGGCCTGCTCATGCTCTCGACCTTCCAGAAGCCGCGCCGCGAGGGCATGCTGCGTCGGCTGAATTCCGAAGCGCCGGACCATCGCAAATTTCACGTTCCGGACTTGCTTGCCGAGATCGAGGCCGCCGCAGATCGCCGCTATGTCGTGGGGCAGGTAGGTTTCGACACAAACGCCTGCGGATTTTCCGCACTGATGCCCCGACAGCCCGACGGCCGGCCAATGGCCGTCAGCCTGGTCTTTGCCAAGGAAGAGCTCGTGAATAGCGCAGCGATGCTCCAGGCGATCAGCGAGACGATGCGCGAATTCCTGCCCGATGAATGCCAGACCGGTCACATCGAGATGATGCACTGGGCTGCCTGA
- a CDS encoding glycine zipper 2TM domain-containing protein: MKIKATSLALLVCVVSSLAVPAEAQQRRDRDRDRDRYEHQWRENDRNWEPSRSYRSGKYKDRRLGRNDRIYRGRDGRAYCRRSDGTTGLVIGGIGGALIGKAVGGGTLGTLIGAGGGALLGRQIDRGEIKCR, encoded by the coding sequence ATGAAAATCAAAGCCACCTCGCTTGCCCTGCTGGTCTGCGTAGTATCGAGCCTCGCAGTCCCCGCCGAGGCTCAGCAGCGGCGCGACCGGGACCGAGATCGCGATCGATACGAACACCAGTGGCGCGAGAACGATCGTAACTGGGAACCTTCGCGGTCCTATCGCTCCGGCAAGTACAAGGATCGCCGCCTTGGCCGCAACGACCGGATCTATCGCGGCCGAGACGGGCGCGCCTACTGCCGCCGGAGCGACGGCACGACGGGCCTTGTCATTGGCGGTATCGGCGGCGCCCTCATCGGCAAGGCCGTTGGCGGCGGAACGCTCGGAACCCTCATCGGCGCTGGCGGCGGTGCGCTGCTCGGCCGGCAGATCGATCGCGGCGAAATCAAGTGCCGCTAA
- a CDS encoding RNA polymerase sigma factor: MLRFLILRGATPEEAEDVVQEISIRLATAPVAPVAQMRAYLYRMASNQFLINRRTADRRSRREVDWVDANTGDPPEIDERPSAEAGLIAADEVRVLQGVIDRLPERTRQIFRRFRLEGEPQRDIAEDLGISVSAVEKHLARAYEAVASIRKRLDGDRLPERHLRSGVDRYGI, translated from the coding sequence TTGCTGCGCTTCCTCATCCTTCGCGGCGCTACGCCGGAAGAGGCGGAAGACGTGGTTCAGGAGATTTCGATCCGTCTGGCTACGGCGCCCGTGGCGCCGGTGGCGCAAATGCGCGCCTATCTTTACCGGATGGCCTCGAACCAGTTCCTCATAAATCGGCGCACGGCGGATCGGCGTTCGCGGCGGGAAGTCGATTGGGTCGACGCCAATACGGGTGATCCTCCGGAAATCGACGAACGCCCGTCTGCGGAGGCGGGCCTCATCGCGGCCGACGAGGTTCGTGTGCTGCAAGGGGTGATCGATCGCCTGCCCGAGCGCACACGGCAGATCTTTCGCCGGTTTCGCCTCGAAGGCGAGCCGCAGCGCGACATTGCCGAGGACCTAGGCATCAGCGTAAGCGCGGTGGAAAAGCATCTGGCACGGGCATACGAGGCAGTCGCATCGATCCGAAAAAGACTTGATGGGGATCGACTGCCGGAGCGGCATCTCAGGTCGGGGGTAGACCGCTATGGAATCTGA
- a CDS encoding FecR domain-containing protein — protein sequence MQLIDREAIDWHVRLRHGGDEVWEAFAEWLAADPRNQAAYDEIAEIDFDLDDLLPQVSFIESANDDDGEGEAVPFKKRRFWAPAGLVAASLAAVLTYTQFSTDRYEIITRPGEMRQVAIAPGSSVTLNGGTKLILDRKDSRFASLEGGEALFRVKHDAARPFTLRVGDNQVQDVGTVFNVVHSNGAVRVAVGEGEVLYNPRAEAVKLMAGEALVDGGSGGMVEVKMTDPQAVGAWERGQLIYSAAPLSQVAADLSRKLGVFVTVEGALANRQFSGTLSLDGSGAKQLPRIAVALGVGLEERQGGWIMKPGDSGAH from the coding sequence ATGCAACTGATCGACCGCGAAGCAATCGACTGGCACGTGCGCCTTCGCCACGGTGGTGACGAAGTCTGGGAGGCATTTGCCGAATGGCTGGCCGCCGATCCTCGCAACCAGGCCGCTTACGACGAGATCGCAGAGATCGATTTCGATCTCGACGACCTGCTGCCGCAAGTCTCGTTCATCGAGAGCGCAAACGACGATGACGGCGAAGGTGAAGCGGTCCCGTTCAAGAAGCGGCGCTTCTGGGCGCCTGCCGGCCTCGTGGCAGCCTCGCTGGCTGCAGTCCTGACCTACACGCAGTTCAGCACCGATCGCTACGAGATCATCACCCGGCCCGGCGAAATGCGCCAGGTCGCGATTGCGCCGGGATCGAGCGTCACGCTCAACGGCGGGACGAAACTGATCCTCGACCGCAAGGACAGCCGATTTGCCTCGCTCGAGGGCGGGGAAGCACTGTTCCGCGTCAAACATGACGCGGCCAGGCCTTTCACGCTCAGGGTCGGCGACAACCAGGTCCAGGACGTGGGAACCGTCTTCAATGTGGTTCACAGCAACGGCGCTGTCCGGGTTGCGGTGGGTGAGGGTGAAGTCCTCTACAACCCGCGCGCTGAAGCCGTGAAACTCATGGCCGGAGAGGCGCTTGTCGATGGCGGGTCCGGCGGGATGGTCGAGGTGAAAATGACCGATCCGCAGGCCGTCGGTGCCTGGGAGCGCGGGCAGCTCATCTATTCGGCGGCTCCGCTCTCGCAGGTCGCTGCCGACCTCAGTCGCAAGCTCGGCGTCTTCGTCACGGTCGAGGGAGCCCTTGCAAACCGGCAGTTCTCGGGCACCTTGTCGCTCGACGGATCTGGGGCAAAACAGCTTCCCCGGATCGCCGTGGCCCTCGGGGTGGGCCTTGAGGAACGACAGGGCGGATGGATAATGAAGCCGGGGGACAGTGGCGCGCACTGA
- a CDS encoding TonB-dependent receptor produces the protein MTTCIPVAAAAKPTDFRVVPGRLGDVAAALGVQARVTVAVSDPEVAMRPSPGVTGPHSLPDAVSRILRGTGARAVFHDERTISIVADRTRPAASLPPRAAVTVSVPPPETVGEDIVVAASKQRVTIDRYPGSVKVIGLSPSWTAANGFQGTSALTALQPTLSATDLGPGRNKLFIRGIADSSFSGQTQATVGEYLGNVRLNYNAPDPDLNLYDISRMEVLVGPQGALYGAGSLGGIVRLVANTPDPERFAVTTAANIGVTQNGGISRDGAGMLNIPLADGVAARVVVYGGYSAGYIDAPDQGRRDINGSRRYGQRFSLRSGDLSGWTLDLGFIFQNISGSDGQYTIKGEPALTRSGMTAQPFENNYRLGYVSAQRAIGSLELNTTTSLSLHQLATTYDATGYDQSDAPASYDEHNIILLFSHETRVSGGSAAKPWVAGVSAVVNSSYISRDFTTSDGPYDIPGVVNQQTEVAVFGQASRPLGQTLTGTLGGRLTYSATKGFLTGDAFEDLPASRRRAVRFSGTFAIDWRPGGPVSGFFHYQQGYRPGGLGYGLSETGIAAQRYDADDLHMNELGIRIGDARNDKLTARAAVFIALWRNIQADLIGSSGFSYTANIGNGSIHGLDGEVNWRPRPSLSFSLAAFLNDSKVGKLRSGIVPSTSPEVLDISRTLPDVARSGVHFSGEWNGRLSDRITATARGSLRYVGRSQLGIGYPLDVSQGDYAVADMSLQLQRRNLGLTLSLDNVANTRANTFAFGNPFGLWQRNQMTPLRPRTLRLGLQANW, from the coding sequence ATGACGACATGCATACCCGTCGCGGCCGCAGCCAAGCCGACGGACTTTCGCGTTGTCCCCGGGCGCCTCGGCGATGTCGCCGCTGCGCTCGGGGTGCAGGCGCGCGTCACAGTCGCGGTGTCCGATCCCGAGGTTGCCATGCGACCTTCGCCGGGCGTCACCGGCCCGCATTCCTTGCCCGATGCCGTCTCGCGGATACTCCGAGGGACCGGTGCGCGCGCCGTGTTCCACGACGAGAGGACCATCTCAATCGTCGCTGATCGCACGCGGCCCGCTGCATCGTTGCCGCCGCGCGCTGCGGTGACGGTATCGGTGCCGCCGCCCGAAACCGTGGGCGAGGACATCGTCGTTGCCGCGAGCAAGCAGCGCGTGACGATCGACCGCTACCCAGGATCGGTCAAGGTGATTGGTCTCTCGCCCTCCTGGACAGCGGCCAATGGTTTCCAGGGAACCTCGGCGCTGACCGCGCTGCAACCCACGCTCAGCGCCACCGACCTGGGGCCCGGGCGTAACAAGCTCTTTATCCGGGGGATTGCCGACAGCAGTTTCAGCGGGCAGACACAGGCGACTGTCGGCGAGTATCTCGGCAATGTGCGCCTCAACTACAACGCCCCCGATCCCGATCTCAATCTCTACGACATTTCGCGGATGGAGGTCCTCGTCGGCCCGCAAGGCGCGCTCTACGGGGCCGGCTCGCTTGGCGGGATTGTCCGGCTCGTGGCCAATACGCCCGATCCCGAACGCTTTGCCGTCACGACCGCGGCGAACATCGGGGTAACCCAGAACGGCGGGATCAGCAGGGATGGGGCAGGCATGCTCAACATTCCGCTGGCCGACGGCGTGGCAGCGCGCGTGGTGGTCTACGGCGGCTATTCGGCAGGCTACATCGATGCGCCCGACCAGGGGCGCCGCGACATCAATGGATCGCGGCGCTACGGTCAGCGCTTCAGCCTGAGGAGCGGGGATCTCTCCGGCTGGACGCTCGATCTCGGGTTTATCTTCCAGAACATTTCGGGAAGCGACGGGCAGTACACGATCAAGGGCGAGCCGGCACTGACGCGCTCGGGGATGACAGCCCAGCCTTTCGAGAACAACTACCGGCTGGGCTACGTGAGCGCCCAGCGCGCGATCGGCAGCCTTGAGCTCAATACGACGACCTCGCTCAGCCTCCACCAACTGGCAACGACCTACGATGCGACCGGATACGACCAGTCGGACGCTCCGGCGAGCTACGACGAGCACAACATCATCCTGCTGTTCTCGCACGAGACGCGGGTGTCGGGCGGCAGCGCTGCCAAACCGTGGGTGGCAGGTGTCTCGGCCGTCGTGAATTCGAGCTACATCTCGCGGGATTTCACCACCTCGGATGGTCCCTACGACATTCCCGGAGTGGTCAACCAGCAAACCGAAGTCGCCGTGTTCGGCCAGGCTTCCCGGCCGCTGGGCCAGACCCTTACCGGCACCCTGGGCGGGCGACTGACCTACAGCGCCACCAAGGGCTTCCTGACCGGCGATGCCTTTGAGGATCTTCCGGCTTCGCGCCGCAGGGCCGTGCGCTTTTCGGGGACATTTGCAATCGATTGGCGGCCCGGGGGGCCGGTTTCGGGCTTCTTCCACTACCAGCAGGGCTATCGTCCCGGCGGGCTGGGCTATGGGCTTTCCGAAACCGGTATCGCGGCGCAGCGCTACGACGCCGACGATCTCCATATGAATGAACTCGGTATACGCATCGGCGATGCGAGGAACGACAAGCTCACGGCGCGCGCGGCCGTTTTCATAGCGCTCTGGCGCAATATCCAGGCCGATCTCATCGGCAGCAGCGGCTTTTCCTACACTGCCAATATCGGGAACGGTTCGATCCACGGTCTCGACGGCGAGGTGAACTGGCGTCCGCGCCCCAGCCTCTCCTTCTCGCTTGCAGCCTTTCTTAACGACAGCAAGGTCGGCAAGCTCAGGTCGGGCATTGTCCCAAGTACGTCGCCCGAGGTCCTGGATATCTCCAGGACCCTTCCAGACGTCGCGCGAAGCGGCGTGCATTTCTCGGGCGAATGGAACGGGCGCCTCAGCGATCGCATCACGGCCACCGCGCGCGGCTCGCTCCGATATGTCGGCCGCTCGCAGCTCGGGATCGGTTATCCCCTCGACGTCTCGCAGGGCGATTACGCGGTCGCGGACATGTCGCTTCAGCTCCAGAGAAGAAATCTCGGGCTGACGCTCTCGCTCGACAATGTCGCCAATACCCGCGCGAACACATTCGCCTTCGGCAATCCATTCGGGCTGTGGCAGCGCAACCAGATGACGCCCTTGCGGCCGCGGACGCTGCGTCTCGGCCTCCAGGCAAACTGGTGA
- a CDS encoding MipA/OmpV family protein, whose amino-acid sequence MTNDLTRPARLIAAGAACLPLLWAGSANAQQWGRLPTEQSSSADDDHVIIGVGAGYAPSYQGADDYRVLPMPAIDVDVGPFYANLRNGVGIKAVDTGKITLGGGVTVMPGYRSKDVPDGIGKLSIGVGGRLFASVNAGGVVATVGATKGFAGGTKGLLADASVSYPIPVTSRITVIPTVMTTWADSKYNNGYFGVSESQSLASGLSQFEMGSGFKDASAMLTVSYRMTDHIIVSASGGVTTLLGDVKDSPLVYHTTQPAGFMSVGYRF is encoded by the coding sequence ATGACCAACGATCTCACCCGGCCCGCGCGCCTCATCGCAGCTGGAGCCGCATGCCTTCCCTTGCTCTGGGCCGGCTCTGCAAACGCGCAGCAGTGGGGCCGTCTGCCCACCGAGCAGTCGAGTTCGGCCGATGACGATCATGTCATCATCGGTGTCGGCGCCGGATATGCCCCTTCCTATCAGGGGGCCGACGACTACCGGGTGCTGCCGATGCCGGCAATCGATGTCGACGTCGGGCCATTCTACGCCAATCTTCGCAACGGCGTGGGCATCAAGGCCGTCGACACCGGCAAGATCACGCTCGGCGGCGGTGTCACCGTCATGCCGGGATACCGCTCGAAGGACGTTCCCGACGGTATTGGCAAGCTTTCGATCGGCGTCGGCGGACGCCTTTTTGCCAGCGTCAATGCCGGCGGCGTTGTCGCCACCGTTGGTGCGACCAAGGGCTTTGCTGGCGGGACCAAGGGTCTCCTTGCCGATGCCAGCGTCTCGTACCCGATCCCCGTCACCTCGCGGATCACTGTCATTCCCACGGTCATGACCACCTGGGCGGACAGCAAGTACAACAACGGCTACTTCGGCGTGAGCGAATCCCAGTCGCTTGCCTCGGGTCTTTCGCAGTTCGAGATGGGCAGCGGCTTCAAGGATGCATCGGCCATGTTGACTGTCAGCTACCGCATGACCGACCACATCATCGTCAGCGCATCGGGCGGTGTAACCACGCTGCTTGGCGACGTGAAGGATAGCCCGCTTGTCTATCACACGACCCAGCCGGCGGGCTTCATGTCTGTCGGTTACCGCTTCTGA
- a CDS encoding diacylglycerol kinase family protein — protein sequence MARPNVLQERGAEVIRQVVAALQVRRERAFGPAPKEAAGRSIAGHGCGRAQPDARFRGLAGVANGHNAGCMGEPARQRYGKGEAVRYHTAGLRMAVISNAKAHRNRLVASEGAYEGSGKAGFSRLHVAPKSVQELEWAVASIAREYPDLLVIDGGDGTIRDVLTLAARYFRGGLPNIVVVPSGKTNALAHDLGVPAGWTLEQALTQLEWQIARRYPLEICYGDKDRPDQCGFLFGTGAFAEATALAQSVHRAGVFGTPAVALSLAASIGGALWRQRRGKQREGEVVGIALGKDDCLADWHSFMLLAGSLERLPLGLKVFGPRRTGMNLLTVDAPARQLLASSAAIIAGARCSWLIRNGYVRSNPARFRLRLSSEFVLDGERYPGGDLEVREGRGINFLVPV from the coding sequence ATGGCACGCCCCAACGTATTGCAGGAAAGGGGCGCTGAGGTGATCCGGCAGGTTGTCGCGGCACTGCAGGTGCGCCGCGAACGTGCATTCGGCCCGGCGCCAAAGGAGGCAGCCGGCCGAAGCATTGCTGGTCATGGTTGCGGCAGGGCGCAGCCCGACGCGAGATTCAGGGGGCTGGCCGGTGTTGCAAACGGCCACAATGCCGGCTGTATGGGCGAGCCCGCCCGTCAACGGTATGGAAAGGGCGAGGCGGTCAGGTACCACACAGCGGGCCTGCGCATGGCGGTCATCTCCAATGCGAAAGCGCATCGCAACCGATTGGTAGCGAGCGAGGGGGCATATGAGGGCAGCGGTAAGGCGGGTTTCTCCCGCCTACATGTTGCGCCCAAAAGCGTGCAAGAGCTGGAATGGGCGGTGGCTTCCATCGCCCGCGAGTATCCCGACTTGCTGGTGATCGACGGCGGTGACGGAACGATCCGGGATGTTCTCACACTTGCAGCCCGGTATTTTCGCGGAGGACTGCCGAACATCGTCGTGGTCCCCTCGGGCAAGACCAATGCCCTGGCGCACGATTTAGGGGTTCCGGCTGGCTGGACGCTGGAGCAGGCCCTAACCCAGCTAGAGTGGCAGATTGCTCGGCGCTATCCACTTGAGATATGCTATGGTGACAAAGATCGCCCCGACCAGTGCGGCTTCCTGTTTGGAACCGGCGCATTTGCCGAAGCAACAGCCCTGGCTCAGTCGGTCCACCGGGCCGGTGTGTTCGGAACCCCGGCCGTGGCCTTGTCGCTTGCGGCGTCGATTGGAGGCGCCCTGTGGCGACAGCGGCGAGGGAAACAGCGTGAGGGCGAGGTCGTCGGTATTGCTCTCGGCAAAGACGATTGCCTCGCCGACTGGCACTCGTTCATGCTGTTGGCCGGCTCTCTCGAGCGCTTGCCGCTCGGGTTGAAGGTGTTCGGTCCCCGCCGTACCGGCATGAACCTCCTCACAGTCGATGCCCCGGCGCGCCAGCTGCTGGCCTCGAGTGCGGCCATCATCGCCGGTGCTCGTTGCTCGTGGCTCATTCGTAACGGCTATGTTCGTTCGAACCCGGCTCGCTTCCGGCTCAGGCTTTCATCCGAATTCGTTCTCGATGGCGAGCGCTATCCTGGAGGCGACCTCGAAGTGCGTGAGGGGCGGGGGATAAACTTCCTTGTTCCGGTTTGA
- a CDS encoding IS3 family transposase (programmed frameshift) has product MPSKKHKPEEIIGKLREVEIVLAQGASTAEACRRIAVSEQTYYRWRKEYGGLKTDQARRMKDLEKENQRLRRAISDLTLDKLILQEAAKGKLLSPARRRRCIDHVRRELPVSERRICRVLGQHRSTQRKVPRGADDEQALTEDIIALAKQYGRYGYRRVTALLCHAGWTVNHKRVERIWRREGLKVPLRQPKRGRLWLNDGSCIRLRPEYPGHVWAYDFVEGRTHDGRKFRILTIIDEASRECLALIVARQLKHEDVLAALADLFISRGPPAHIRSDNGSEFIATAVQKWLGQIGVKTLYITPGSPWENGYNESFNGSLRDELLNGEIFYSLAEAKVLIEAWRRHYNTVRPHSSLGYRPPAPETATPPYPASGSASLHLRPDMAVMSLMH; this is encoded by the exons ATGCCGAGCAAGAAGCACAAGCCGGAAGAGATTATCGGCAAGCTGCGTGAAGTTGAGATTGTGCTGGCGCAGGGAGCGAGCACGGCTGAAGCCTGCCGCCGGATCGCGGTCAGCGAGCAAACCTATTATCGCTGGCGGAAGGAATATGGCGGCCTGAAGACGGACCAGGCGCGGCGTATGAAGGATCTGGAGAAAGAGAACCAGCGTCTTCGCCGGGCGATTTCGGACCTGACGCTGGACAAGCTGATCCTGCAGGAGGCTGCCA AAGGGAAACTTCTGAGCCCTGCGCGGCGGCGGCGCTGCATCGATCATGTACGACGAGAGCTTCCGGTGTCCGAGCGACGGATATGCCGGGTGCTGGGTCAGCATCGATCGACACAACGCAAGGTGCCGCGCGGGGCGGATGACGAACAGGCGCTGACAGAGGATATCATCGCTTTGGCGAAGCAATATGGCCGTTATGGCTATCGCCGGGTGACGGCATTGCTGTGCCATGCGGGATGGACGGTGAACCATAAACGGGTTGAGCGGATCTGGCGGCGTGAGGGGCTGAAGGTTCCGCTGCGTCAGCCAAAGCGGGGACGCCTGTGGCTCAATGACGGTTCATGCATCCGCCTGCGGCCCGAATATCCGGGACATGTCTGGGCCTACGATTTCGTCGAGGGGCGGACGCATGATGGCCGCAAGTTCCGCATCCTCACGATCATCGACGAGGCCAGCAGGGAATGCCTGGCGCTCATCGTTGCACGGCAGCTCAAGCATGAGGATGTTCTGGCGGCCCTGGCCGACCTGTTCATCTCGCGCGGTCCGCCTGCACATATACGGTCCGATAATGGCAGCGAATTTATCGCGACCGCCGTCCAGAAATGGCTGGGCCAGATCGGCGTGAAGACACTCTACATCACACCGGGATCACCATGGGAGAATGGCTATAACGAAAGCTTCAACGGGTCGCTTCGCGACGAACTGCTCAACGGCGAGATCTTCTACAGCCTCGCGGAGGCCAAGGTACTGATCGAGGCATGGCGGCGGCATTACAACACCGTTCGCCCTCACAGCAGCCTGGGCTACCGACCGCCGGCACCAGAAACGGCGACACCGCCATATCCGGCCTCCGGTTCCGCTTCGCTCCACCTCCGTCCGGATATGGCGGTGATGAGCTTAATGCACTAA
- a CDS encoding fibronectin type III-like domain-contianing protein has translation MGETGKRVGDNVVQLYVSHPVSSVVQPVRQLRGFQRVSLKPGETRTVNFAVGREQLEILDRNMRWTVEPGPVDLLVGDDSEHTRKVQLQVEP, from the coding sequence ATCGGAGAAACGGGCAAGCGGGTTGGCGACAACGTCGTCCAGCTTTACGTTTCACATCCTGTTAGCAGCGTGGTGCAGCCAGTCCGGCAATTGCGCGGGTTCCAGCGAGTCAGCCTCAAACCGGGTGAAACGCGCACGGTCAATTTCGCGGTCGGCCGGGAGCAACTGGAAATTCTCGACCGCAATATGCGCTGGACCGTTGAGCCTGGCCCCGTCGATCTGCTGGTCGGAGACGATTCAGAGCACACCCGGAAGGTACAACTCCAGGTGGAACCTTGA